One segment of Mycolicibacterium neworleansense DNA contains the following:
- a CDS encoding primary-amine oxidase: MDYPLDPLSADEFRAVAAILRREHGVGEGWRVASVELLEPTKTELAAFDGGGATPARRAAVICLDRSANATYKGVVSLTGDRVEDFDHIPGVQANFTVDEFVECDEVLRRHPDVIAALAKRGITDLDNVFMDTWTYGDAVAPPEYRDRRIGWSDTWYKQAAGANPYAHPVSGLHCVIDINSMEVLRVEDDGSSEMPDVMGEYVPHHIPERIRAASRREPLKPLDITQPEGPSFTLDGNLLQWQNWSLRIGFNHREGMTLHTVRYRDGEVNRSVAHRLSFAEMVVPYRDSSVDHYRRTAFDIGEWGLGFMTTSLELGCDCLGEIRYLDAVLHNSAGEPYTITNAICIHEEDNAVLWKHVDHDAGAEVRRMRRLTLSFHVTVANYEYLVYWRLYQDGNIECEVRATGIMVTTPFPAGDTPKNGTLVDERTYAPFHQHFLIARLDLDIDGTDNTVYMTESYAEPIGPDNPYGLSLVVRNQALRTEQEGKQDVSFATQRAWKVVNTNVVNGLGTHPSYKLVPTGAIPAMFDAASPVLQRANVIGHTLWVTPNRPDERWPAGEFVNQSVTDTGLGEWTKADRSIDNTDVVLWYVFGIHHITRPEDWPVMPVDVVSFWLKPFGFFDRNPSLDVAATPPDACTHGHAKAAHH; encoded by the coding sequence GTGGACTATCCCCTGGATCCGCTGTCGGCCGACGAGTTTCGCGCGGTAGCAGCGATATTGCGGCGTGAGCACGGGGTCGGGGAGGGCTGGCGGGTTGCCTCGGTGGAACTCCTCGAGCCGACCAAGACCGAATTGGCCGCCTTCGACGGCGGGGGTGCGACCCCGGCCCGCCGGGCCGCCGTCATCTGTCTGGACCGGTCGGCCAACGCCACCTACAAGGGGGTGGTGTCGCTGACCGGCGACCGCGTCGAGGACTTCGACCACATTCCGGGCGTGCAGGCCAATTTCACCGTCGATGAGTTCGTCGAATGCGACGAGGTGCTGCGCCGGCATCCCGACGTGATCGCCGCACTGGCCAAACGCGGCATCACCGACCTGGACAACGTGTTCATGGACACCTGGACCTACGGTGACGCGGTCGCGCCGCCCGAATACCGCGACCGTCGGATCGGCTGGTCGGACACCTGGTATAAGCAGGCGGCGGGAGCCAATCCCTACGCTCACCCGGTCAGCGGCCTGCACTGCGTCATCGACATCAACAGCATGGAGGTGCTGCGCGTCGAGGATGACGGCAGTTCCGAAATGCCGGATGTGATGGGCGAATACGTACCGCACCACATCCCCGAACGTATCCGGGCGGCTTCGCGGCGCGAGCCGCTCAAGCCGCTGGACATCACCCAGCCCGAGGGGCCGTCGTTCACGCTGGACGGCAACCTGCTGCAGTGGCAGAACTGGTCGTTGCGCATCGGTTTCAACCACCGCGAGGGGATGACACTGCACACCGTGCGGTACCGCGACGGTGAGGTGAATCGTTCAGTGGCCCACCGTTTGTCGTTCGCCGAGATGGTGGTGCCCTATCGGGATTCCTCGGTCGATCACTACCGGCGTACCGCGTTCGACATCGGTGAGTGGGGCCTGGGATTCATGACCACCTCGCTGGAGCTCGGCTGCGACTGCCTCGGTGAAATCCGTTATCTGGATGCGGTTCTGCACAACAGTGCGGGGGAGCCGTACACCATCACCAACGCGATCTGCATCCACGAGGAGGACAACGCCGTCCTGTGGAAGCATGTCGACCACGACGCCGGAGCCGAGGTGCGCCGGATGCGCAGGCTCACACTGTCATTCCACGTCACCGTCGCCAACTACGAATACCTCGTGTACTGGCGGCTCTACCAGGACGGCAACATCGAGTGTGAGGTCCGCGCCACCGGGATCATGGTCACCACCCCGTTCCCGGCCGGGGACACACCGAAGAACGGCACGCTCGTCGACGAGCGCACCTATGCGCCTTTCCATCAGCACTTCCTGATCGCCCGGCTGGACCTGGACATCGACGGCACCGACAACACGGTCTACATGACCGAGTCGTATGCCGAGCCGATCGGCCCCGACAATCCGTACGGGTTGTCACTGGTGGTGCGCAATCAGGCGCTGCGCACCGAACAGGAGGGCAAGCAGGACGTCAGCTTCGCCACCCAGCGGGCCTGGAAGGTGGTCAACACCAACGTCGTCAACGGTCTGGGTACCCACCCGTCCTACAAGCTGGTTCCCACCGGGGCCATCCCGGCGATGTTCGACGCGGCCTCCCCGGTGCTGCAACGCGCCAACGTCATCGGTCACACGCTGTGGGTGACCCCGAACCGGCCAGATGAACGCTGGCCGGCGGGGGAGTTCGTCAACCAGTCCGTGACCGACACCGGGCTGGGCGAGTGGACCAAGGCCGACCGCTCGATCGACAACACCGACGTGGTGCTCTGGTACGTCTTCGGCATCCACCACATCACCCGTCCCGAGGACTGGCCGGTGATGCCCGTGGACGTGGTGTCGTTCTGGCTCAAGCCTTTCGGGTTCTTCGACCGCAACCCGTCCCTGGACGTGGCGGCCACCCCGCCGGACGCCTGCACCCACGGTCACGCCAAGGCCGCACATCATTAG
- a CDS encoding DUF7064 domain-containing protein has protein sequence MHPTQTAVLDRPEDLTCEWLTSALGAGQVSGFSFERIGTGQMSECYRVSLSYAGESDGPASVVLKVAATDPSSRQTGLALGLYEREVRFYADIAPALAPGPVAPCYHAAIDTQTGAFDLLLGDAVPAVVGDEIRGATAEQATVALTELGRIHGSKAGAEALDRAEWLNREAPVNQALIGGLYAAFVDRYAGLITPEQRQVCERLVESFDAYLADEGAPQRPHGLVHGDYRLDNMLFGADGADRALTVVDWQTVTRGPAFTDVAYFIGCALPVEQRRAHYDELLTAYHQALGPDSALTLGQVREGVRRQSFFGVMMAIISSMLVERTERGDAMFMTMLDRHCSHVLDTNALDVLAPAAIPEPLVPAAEDDLAHTPTDEELWNESWYFDFVDAEAGFGGWVRLGLIPNQDTAWVNVLFCGPGMPTVALNDFHAPLAEPSSVKGEGVELNLHPAEPLEVYRLTATGTGEAFDDPSALLRGESGQPVSVTLDLTWRTAGVPYQYRITPRYEIPCTVSGTVIIGDQTHTVEAVVGQRDHSWGVRDWWSMNWVWSAIHLDDGTHLHGVDIRIPQMPPIGIGYSQRAGEPLVELQSVTAQYALGDDELPVSTTLTLQPGDIEVEVDIQAYAPVLLVAADERVSQFPRAWAKVRTADGRSGIGWLEWNRNLG, from the coding sequence GTGCACCCGACTCAGACCGCCGTACTCGACCGTCCAGAAGACCTGACCTGTGAATGGCTGACCTCCGCCCTTGGCGCCGGTCAGGTCAGCGGATTCAGTTTCGAGCGGATCGGAACCGGTCAGATGAGCGAGTGCTACCGCGTCTCGCTGAGCTATGCCGGCGAGAGCGACGGACCGGCGTCGGTGGTGCTCAAGGTGGCCGCCACCGATCCCAGCAGCCGCCAGACCGGGCTGGCTCTGGGCCTCTACGAGCGTGAGGTGCGGTTCTACGCCGACATCGCGCCCGCCCTGGCGCCGGGTCCGGTGGCGCCCTGCTACCACGCTGCGATCGATACGCAGACCGGCGCCTTCGACCTGTTGCTCGGCGATGCCGTGCCCGCTGTGGTCGGTGACGAGATCCGCGGTGCCACAGCCGAACAGGCCACCGTGGCGCTCACCGAGCTGGGCCGCATCCACGGATCGAAGGCCGGCGCCGAGGCCCTGGACCGGGCCGAATGGCTCAACCGCGAGGCGCCGGTCAATCAGGCCCTCATCGGCGGTCTGTACGCGGCGTTCGTCGACCGCTACGCGGGCCTGATCACCCCGGAGCAACGCCAGGTCTGTGAGCGCCTCGTCGAAAGCTTCGACGCCTACCTCGCCGACGAGGGCGCGCCTCAGCGGCCACACGGGCTCGTACACGGGGACTACCGGCTCGACAACATGCTGTTCGGCGCCGACGGGGCGGACCGGGCGCTGACCGTGGTCGACTGGCAGACCGTCACCAGGGGGCCGGCGTTCACCGACGTCGCGTACTTCATCGGCTGCGCCTTGCCCGTCGAGCAGCGCCGCGCCCACTACGACGAGTTACTGACGGCATATCACCAGGCCCTCGGACCGGACTCGGCGCTGACGCTCGGCCAGGTGCGCGAGGGGGTGCGGCGGCAGAGCTTCTTCGGCGTCATGATGGCGATCATCTCCTCGATGCTGGTGGAACGTACCGAACGCGGCGATGCGATGTTCATGACGATGCTCGACCGGCACTGCAGCCATGTCCTGGACACCAACGCGCTGGATGTGCTTGCGCCGGCGGCGATCCCGGAGCCGCTGGTGCCCGCCGCCGAGGACGATCTTGCCCACACGCCGACCGACGAAGAATTGTGGAACGAGAGCTGGTACTTCGACTTCGTCGACGCCGAGGCGGGCTTCGGCGGCTGGGTCCGGCTGGGCCTGATCCCCAATCAGGACACCGCGTGGGTCAACGTGCTGTTCTGCGGTCCGGGGATGCCGACCGTGGCGCTCAACGACTTTCACGCCCCGCTGGCCGAACCGTCGTCGGTCAAGGGGGAGGGCGTGGAGCTGAACCTGCACCCGGCCGAGCCGCTCGAGGTCTATCGCCTGACTGCCACGGGCACCGGCGAGGCATTCGACGACCCGTCGGCGTTGCTGCGCGGCGAGTCGGGGCAGCCCGTCTCGGTGACGCTTGACCTGACATGGCGCACCGCGGGAGTGCCGTACCAGTACCGGATCACCCCACGCTATGAAATTCCGTGCACGGTGTCGGGAACGGTGATCATCGGCGATCAGACCCACACGGTCGAAGCCGTCGTGGGCCAGCGCGACCATTCGTGGGGGGTGCGCGACTGGTGGTCGATGAACTGGGTGTGGAGCGCGATCCACCTCGACGACGGCACCCATCTGCACGGCGTCGACATCCGGATCCCGCAGATGCCGCCGATAGGTATCGGCTATTCGCAGCGCGCGGGTGAGCCGCTCGTCGAATTGCAGTCGGTGACTGCGCAATACGCGCTCGGCGATGATGAGCTGCCGGTGTCCACGACGCTGACGCTGCAGCCCGGCGACATCGAAGTGGAGGTCGACATCCAGGCCTACGCCCCGGTGCTGCTGGTGGCAGCCGACGAGCGGGTCAGCCAGTTCCCCCGAGCCTGGGCGAAGGTGCGCACGGCCGACGGGCGCAGCGGCATCGGCTGGCTGGAGTGGAACCGCAACCTCGGCTGA
- a CDS encoding DUF167 domain-containing protein has translation MSETVAVRVKPGSRKGPLVEVADDGELTIYVQERAVDGKANDAVTKLLAQHLGVPRSRVELISGATARLKRFRIT, from the coding sequence GTGAGCGAAACCGTCGCAGTCCGCGTCAAACCCGGCAGCCGCAAAGGCCCGCTGGTCGAGGTCGCCGACGACGGTGAGCTCACCATCTATGTGCAGGAGCGCGCCGTCGACGGCAAGGCCAATGACGCCGTCACCAAGCTGCTGGCCCAGCATCTGGGTGTGCCGCGCAGCCGCGTGGAGTTGATCTCCGGAGCGACTGCGCGGCTCAAGCGTTTTCGCATCACCTGA